The following proteins come from a genomic window of Phycisphaeraceae bacterium:
- a CDS encoding efflux RND transporter periplasmic adaptor subunit, which produces MTAIDRNSMDVSTRRKPRLLWVALAAGALVIGLALVMGITRSADAPNATPLLSGSPTWFEVTRRSFDLTVIAAGELEAKKKVDVKSEIDGTATIEDIIPEGTRVKAGDTLVKFADDEIKTKIEEELLSVEKASAENVAAEQALAIQENESASDIKAAQLKLTLAELDFAKWQKGSDPQQQRDLTLALEKAKRALDRAKDDLALSEQLFTENFISKNERDDDRTKLLEAESDLATAELNVQVYDSFTRPKEEKQFTSDVEQARAELERTKRKADSDLERLRADLQSKSRSYKIREDRLAKWRDQLTKTVIKAPEDGLVVYTTSIGPAWRRQSPMSQGRQVRTGEAILILPDTRQMVAALKVNEALIGKVKLDQPVSVTIDALGPKPLNGVVSQINVTADDGGFMNPDLREYVVRVDLPPNIETLKPAMRASGQIKLGKVENAITVPVQAIFSEGSERFCYLPDGLGVRKQPVKVGRASEVFAEVTNGLNEGDRVLLRKPGAGEIRKL; this is translated from the coding sequence ATGACTGCGATTGATCGTAACTCGATGGATGTTTCTACCCGCCGAAAACCCCGTCTGCTGTGGGTTGCCCTCGCAGCCGGTGCCTTGGTAATCGGTCTGGCGTTGGTGATGGGAATTACCCGATCCGCCGATGCTCCGAATGCGACACCTCTACTAAGCGGCAGCCCGACGTGGTTTGAAGTGACCCGTCGTAGTTTTGATTTGACCGTGATCGCCGCCGGTGAACTCGAAGCCAAAAAGAAGGTGGATGTTAAATCCGAGATCGACGGCACGGCCACCATCGAAGACATCATCCCTGAAGGCACGCGCGTCAAAGCGGGTGATACGCTTGTGAAGTTCGCGGATGATGAGATCAAGACGAAAATCGAGGAAGAACTCCTGAGTGTGGAAAAGGCGTCCGCGGAAAATGTCGCCGCGGAGCAGGCACTGGCGATCCAGGAAAATGAATCAGCCAGTGACATCAAAGCGGCACAGTTGAAGTTGACACTGGCGGAGCTGGATTTCGCCAAATGGCAGAAGGGCAGCGACCCGCAGCAGCAGCGCGATCTGACGCTGGCCCTGGAAAAAGCCAAACGCGCGCTCGACCGCGCCAAAGATGACCTGGCACTGTCAGAACAGTTGTTCACGGAAAACTTCATCAGCAAAAACGAGCGCGACGATGACCGCACCAAGCTGCTCGAAGCAGAAAGCGATCTGGCCACTGCGGAATTAAACGTACAGGTTTATGATTCCTTTACCCGTCCGAAAGAGGAAAAGCAGTTCACCTCTGATGTGGAGCAGGCCCGCGCGGAGTTGGAGCGAACCAAGCGAAAAGCTGACAGCGATTTGGAACGGCTGCGCGCCGATTTACAGAGCAAGAGCCGCAGTTACAAGATTCGCGAGGATCGCCTTGCGAAATGGCGTGACCAACTCACCAAAACGGTCATCAAGGCTCCCGAAGACGGCCTGGTGGTTTATACGACCTCGATCGGGCCGGCTTGGCGTCGTCAGTCGCCGATGTCGCAGGGGCGGCAGGTTCGTACAGGCGAGGCGATCCTGATTCTTCCCGATACGCGACAGATGGTCGCTGCGCTCAAAGTCAATGAAGCCCTCATCGGTAAAGTAAAACTCGATCAACCCGTCAGCGTGACCATCGACGCTCTGGGCCCCAAGCCGCTCAACGGCGTAGTAAGCCAGATCAACGTGACGGCGGACGATGGCGGATTTATGAACCCCGACCTGCGTGAATACGTGGTGCGTGTGGATTTGCCGCCGAACATCGAAACACTCAAGCCTGCGATGCGTGCTTCAGGGCAGATAAAACTTGGTAAAGTCGAAAACGCCATCACGGTGCCGGTGCAGGCGATTTTCTCCGAAGGATCGGAGCGGTTCTGCTATCTCCCCGACGGCCTCGGCGTGCGGAAGCAGCCGGTCAAGGTCGGCCGGGCGAGCGAGGTTTTCGCGGAAGTGACGAACGGATTGAACGAGGGCGACCGCGTACTGCTGCGCAAACCCGGTGCAGGTGAAATCAGGAAACTGTAA
- a CDS encoding TolC family protein: MRRFVFVLLASAILILPSCENARQTAIDREVERLLSQEREYSLGPDQPYDRRPIPDRVVDDRGGNDQYRTKLKSRNPLAADLPARPATTRPSTRPATQPSTEAPADAMSLNLERALSYAIANAPEYRNRKEELFLASLNLLIERHLWGPRFFDTITAQARGTPESGDHEQAVDLINSFGVTQRLPYGGSVSAGALVTFTEQLRLASNNDTQTAQLFLTGNLPLLRGAGQAAREDLIQAERNLVYAGRAFENFRREFLVDISTRYYDLLRKQSEIQNVRRQLENFDWLERRTAAFARAGRIAVFEVQRAEQESLFARNNLIIVRDQYTSQVDAFKLLLGIPTDQPLIIEPSEVVLPEPAIDPEEAVASATKYRLDLQTLSDRVDDARRRIDVAKNTVLPDVNLFADLRGNTDPLKRRPNLKIDAGASTYAAGVEVGLPLDRRIEELQVRQATVDYERAARTFTLESNRVVLDVRQSIRAIEQARLSLELQSRNIEVADRRLRGVLLRLATLGPRDFIEAQDRLLQARNRRDQALRDLRVSILNYLLDTGQMRITSDGHWQPPGKLVVTATAVQEQQSDNPQAIDPGVPQIDP, from the coding sequence ATGCGACGTTTCGTATTTGTGCTCCTTGCATCGGCCATCCTGATTCTTCCGAGCTGTGAAAACGCGCGGCAGACCGCGATCGACCGCGAGGTCGAGCGACTCCTGAGTCAGGAGAGGGAATACTCACTCGGTCCCGATCAACCATACGACCGCCGACCTATTCCGGATCGCGTGGTGGATGATCGGGGAGGCAACGATCAATACCGGACAAAGCTCAAATCGCGCAATCCGTTGGCCGCTGACCTACCCGCCAGACCTGCCACCACCAGGCCGTCCACCCGGCCGGCAACCCAGCCATCGACCGAAGCGCCGGCGGATGCGATGTCGCTCAATCTTGAGCGTGCGCTGTCTTACGCCATCGCCAACGCGCCGGAGTACCGCAATCGCAAGGAGGAGCTGTTTCTCGCATCGCTCAACCTTCTCATCGAAAGACATCTCTGGGGTCCGCGCTTTTTCGACACCATTACTGCACAGGCCCGCGGCACGCCTGAGAGCGGTGACCACGAACAGGCAGTGGATCTGATCAACTCTTTCGGCGTCACGCAGCGACTGCCTTACGGCGGATCGGTGTCCGCCGGTGCACTCGTGACATTCACCGAGCAGTTACGGCTGGCGAGTAACAACGACACGCAGACCGCGCAGCTTTTTCTGACCGGGAATCTGCCGCTGTTGCGCGGCGCAGGTCAGGCGGCACGGGAAGACCTGATCCAGGCGGAGCGCAATCTCGTTTACGCCGGTCGCGCCTTCGAGAATTTCCGCAGGGAGTTCCTTGTTGATATTTCGACTCGGTATTACGATCTGCTCCGCAAGCAGAGCGAGATTCAGAACGTCCGCCGCCAGCTCGAAAACTTTGACTGGCTGGAGCGGCGCACCGCGGCATTCGCCCGCGCCGGACGGATTGCCGTTTTTGAGGTCCAGCGAGCCGAACAGGAATCGCTCTTTGCCCGCAACAATCTCATCATCGTCCGCGACCAGTACACATCCCAGGTCGATGCCTTCAAACTCCTGCTGGGAATCCCCACCGATCAACCGCTGATCATTGAGCCTTCCGAAGTTGTGCTGCCGGAGCCGGCGATTGATCCGGAGGAGGCGGTGGCATCCGCGACCAAGTACCGGCTTGATCTGCAAACGCTCAGCGATCGTGTGGACGACGCACGGCGGCGCATCGATGTGGCGAAAAACACGGTGCTGCCTGATGTCAACCTTTTTGCCGATCTCCGGGGCAACACCGATCCGCTCAAGCGTCGTCCCAATCTGAAAATCGACGCGGGCGCGAGCACCTACGCGGCAGGGGTGGAAGTCGGCCTGCCGCTGGACCGACGGATCGAAGAACTCCAGGTTCGTCAGGCGACGGTGGATTATGAACGTGCTGCACGGACCTTCACACTTGAGAGCAACCGTGTAGTGCTCGATGTGCGGCAGAGTATTCGTGCCATCGAACAGGCGCGACTGTCGCTGGAGCTTCAGAGCCGGAACATCGAGGTGGCCGACCGACGATTGCGCGGTGTGCTGCTGCGGCTGGCGACACTGGGGCCGCGTGACTTCATCGAAGCCCAGGATCGCCTGCTTCAGGCGCGTAATCGACGCGACCAGGCATTGCGTGATTTGCGTGTGAGCATCCTCAATTACCTGCTCGATACCGGGCAGATGCGCATCACCTCGGATGGACATTGGCAGCCGCCGGGCAAACTGGTGGTGACAGCCACTGCGGTGCAGGAACAACAATCAGACAACCCACAGGCGATTGATCCGGGTGTGCCACAGATCGATCCTTGA